Genomic DNA from Halobaculum sp. MBLA0147:
CCCGGTGACTTCCCCACCTGTCGGGGCCCGCAACAGCCCTTGGAGCCACGTCGCGTTGGTCAGCCTGAGGACCACGGTGTCACTCGACGCGGTCAGGTTCGTCGGGCTACCGGTCGTCTCGACATCCTCGACGGACCCGAGAGGCGCCTCGCCCGGTGCGGTGAACACGTCTAGCTCGGACGAGTTCGTCGACGGTGACGTGACGGTGAGGAGCGCGGTCGCGTCCGGAACCTCCGCAGCGGCCGGACCCGCCGTCGCCTCGATCCGGTACCGTCCCTCGGCGAACACACGCCCACTCGTCGGGTTACTCGCCGGTCGGACCGTCACGTCCGCAGCCGGAACCTGCCCGTTCTCCGTACTGAACGCGTCGTCACCCTGGTTCGCTCGGTACGTGTTGAAGTACAGGGTCGTCCCACTCGACACCGTCACGTTCGCCTCGTAGCCCGCACGTTCGAGGTCGCCGATCTTGATCGTCACCTCGCTCTCACTCCCCGCGGCGGTGATCGCGACGATCCCGCCACGTTTCACCGTGTACCGAGCCTTCGAGAAACTGGCTCGTGTCGTTCGAGTCGTCGCTCGACCGGCGGTGTCGAGGGCGCCGGCGTCGATCGAGTCGTGGGCGGCCTCGTCGACGGTGGTGTCGGCGCTCTCGTCGACGAGACCGTCGGCTGCGGTGACGGTGGGGACGCTCGTGACCGCCGACGCCTCCGGCGTCGAGCGGTCCGGTGTCGCTGCTCCCGACCCGGTGTCGACTGGTCCCGCTGCCCCGACGGGGGCGACGACGAGGAGGAGACAGACGACGAGCGAGACGGCCGACGGGAGGTGGAGGCGATCACGAGACATGTGTGGGCGTACGCCCGTCGCCGCACGAGTGCCGGCCGGCGACGGGCCCGTGTCGATTCTGTGGTGGGCTGCCGCTCCCGATAAACCTCGTGGTTCCGGTATCAGTCCCGATAACACTGCGAGCCACCGCCGACTGGGGTAGCTTTTTGCACACGGCTGTCCCGAGCGACCGTATGGTGTCGCTCGACGCAGACCGGTCGCGCCTCGCGTGGGGGGTGTTCGGAGCCGTCCTCGCGCTCGCGCTCGCCTTCGTCGTCTACTCGTTCGTCGGAACCGTCGTGTTCGGGATCTTCCTCTACTACGCGACGCGGCCGGTGTACCGCCGGATCAGACGGCGGATCGGCCGTCCGACAGTCGCGGCCGGGGTGTCGCTGCTCGCGCTCACCACCCCGGCGCTGCTCCTCGTCGGGTACGCCCTGGTCGTGGTCGCCACGGAGTTGGACCGACTCGTCGGGCAGTTCGACGCGGTCGACCCGACGCAGATCCCCGGTGTCGACGAGGAGACCCTCGCGCTGTTGTCGGATCCGCAGGCACTGGCGTCACTCGACTGGGCCCAGTACGTCTCGACGGACGCCGTCGCGAGCGTGCTCTCGTCGGCGACCGACGCCGTCGAGACGGTCGCGTTCTTCGGGACGGGGTTGGTTCACCTGTTCGTGATGCTCGCGATCGCGTTCTACCTCCTGCGCGACGGCGACAGACTCAGACGCTGGCTGGCCCGGTACACCGACGACAGAGGCGTGGTTCTCGCGTACGCCGAGCGCGTCGACCGGGACTACCGGAACGTCTTCTTCGGGAACATCCTCAACGCGGCGCTGACGGGGGCGATCGGCGTCCTCGCGTACTCGTTGCTGAACCTGTTCGCGCCGGGAGGTGCGAGTATCCCGGCGGCGGCGCTGGTCGGGTTGCTCGCGGGTGTCGCCAGTCTGATCCCGGTCGTGGGGATGAAACTCGTCTACGTCCCGGTCGCGGCGGGGATGAGCCTCAGAGCCGTCGCCACGGGTGCGACGCCGACGCTGTGGTTCGTCGCGGTCTTCGTCGGCGTCTCGTTCGTGGTCGTGGACACTATCCCGGACCTGGTGTTGCGACCGTACGTCTCCGGCCGGTCACTCCACGTCGGGTCGGTGATGCTCGCGTACACGCTCGGGCCGCTGTTGTTCGGGTGGTACGGGATCTTCCTGCTCCCGATGCTGCTGGTGTTGGCGGTCCAGTTCGTCCGGATCGTCCTCCCGGAGCTGATCGCCGGGCGCGAACTCCAGCCGTACAGTGTCGATCCGGGCTACGTCGACACCGACCCGACACCGGACGGACGGACGGGCGGGGTGTCACCCTCTCTCGGTGAACCGACGGGCGACGCCGAGGGACTCGGCGGCGGGGAAGTGACCGACGGCGGTGATCGCAGGGGCACGGACGAGGGCGGTGACGGCCCCGAGGTCGACGACGACACACTCGACGACGGTGACGACACGGCCGACAGTGGCGACGGTAGCGGTCGATAGAACGACGAGTCGACCGGTTCGATGCGGACGGCGTCCGGCAGTCGACCGGCGAGTGCGACGGGGACCACCGCGTGTTCTCGCCCGACGTGCCAGCGGTACGACGTGCCAGCAGTCCGACGAGTCAGGCAGTGTGACGTGCCAGCAGTCCGACGGCCCACCACGGCGACGATCCGCGACCGACGGCACGAGGCGGACGACGTCCCGAACTCACTCGTCGCTCTCGACGTACTCCCGCTCCCACTCGCGACGGGCGTCCAGTTCGCGTTGCCCACGCCGCGTCAGCGTGTAGAAGTTCGTCCGTCGGTCCCGCTCCCCCTTCTCGACGAGCCCCTTGTCGACGAGCGTGTCGAGATTGGGGTACAGTCGGCCGTGGTGGATCTCCTTCTCGTAGTAGTCCTCCAGCTCCTCTTTGATCGCCAGTCCGTGTGGGTCGTCCAGCCCCGCGATCACGTACAACAGGTCACGCTGGAAGCCTGTCAGGTCGTACATCGGTGATGTCTGTTCTACACTTCGTGTCGAACAGAAATAAGTATACCGACGGTGTCACCGCGAGCGGCCACCACCCGCCCGTCTCTCCGGGTGTCGCGACTCGGCGAACTAGTCATTCGTCTGTGAGGAATTGGCGTGTAGAAATCCCGGCCGGCGACGAGCCCCCGTACCTGACAGACGAGCGAGAGGTGTCTGACGCCGGGGCGTGGCGAGGAGTGGGACCCGACACGTCGTCGGT
This window encodes:
- a CDS encoding PadR family transcriptional regulator; translated protein: MYDLTGFQRDLLYVIAGLDDPHGLAIKEELEDYYEKEIHHGRLYPNLDTLVDKGLVEKGERDRRTNFYTLTRRGQRELDARREWEREYVESDE
- a CDS encoding AI-2E family transporter gives rise to the protein MVSLDADRSRLAWGVFGAVLALALAFVVYSFVGTVVFGIFLYYATRPVYRRIRRRIGRPTVAAGVSLLALTTPALLLVGYALVVVATELDRLVGQFDAVDPTQIPGVDEETLALLSDPQALASLDWAQYVSTDAVASVLSSATDAVETVAFFGTGLVHLFVMLAIAFYLLRDGDRLRRWLARYTDDRGVVLAYAERVDRDYRNVFFGNILNAALTGAIGVLAYSLLNLFAPGGASIPAAALVGLLAGVASLIPVVGMKLVYVPVAAGMSLRAVATGATPTLWFVAVFVGVSFVVVDTIPDLVLRPYVSGRSLHVGSVMLAYTLGPLLFGWYGIFLLPMLLVLAVQFVRIVLPELIAGRELQPYSVDPGYVDTDPTPDGRTGGVSPSLGEPTGDAEGLGGGEVTDGGDRRGTDEGGDGPEVDDDTLDDGDDTADSGDGSGR